A stretch of Corallococcus exiguus DNA encodes these proteins:
- a CDS encoding GPW/gp25 family protein produces the protein MSEPFDQRQRLGDPPCLAFPFRVEAQGPAISRRGQHVREQIEQVLFTTPGERVFRPDFGGGAKMLVFEPNGTPLWDVTRRRMQAALADALRGEVDPGSLELEVTGEDEKLQLVVRYRLTTLGVPQQQLFAVGGVGG, from the coding sequence ATGAGCGAGCCATTCGATCAGCGTCAGCGCCTGGGGGACCCACCGTGCCTGGCCTTCCCGTTCCGAGTGGAGGCGCAGGGGCCGGCCATCAGCCGGCGCGGCCAGCACGTGCGGGAGCAGATCGAGCAGGTCCTCTTCACCACGCCCGGGGAGCGGGTGTTCCGCCCGGACTTCGGGGGTGGGGCGAAGATGCTGGTGTTCGAACCCAACGGCACGCCGCTGTGGGACGTGACGCGGCGGCGCATGCAGGCTGCGCTGGCGGACGCGCTGCGCGGAGAGGTGGACCCGGGCAGCCTGGAGCTGGAGGTGACGGGCGAGGACGAGAAGCTCCAGCTCGTCGTGCGCTACCGGCTCACCACGCTGGGGGTTCCCCAGCAGCAGCTCTTCGCGGTGGGAGGCGTCGGTGGCTGA
- a CDS encoding baseplate J/gp47 family protein has product MADTPVPEIIFEPGLPGCGRRVVRGLPRPLPDVGNDFDWQVRDFDGFRRFMMEELAARIPERQRWTAADIEVVLVEVLSAVLDQLSDMADRVAAESFLETARRPESVRRLSRLIGYDAERMAFAAGDIRTNPAADGEGARAELEQAWAANPFLMEAARRAGPRELHVQRRMVTVEDYGGMLEEHPLVRHAQASLEWGGSWTVVRVAIIGGNARVLDAVEGTSAAATTPADLRKRVERFHIERGLDAPHWPDTSLRTLLGGYVETYRMIGQEVQLQDAVPVGIQLAFTVQVGPDYFQSEVRAAVEQALGRGPGGFFEPGRLRFGEDVNASDLIQTLTALEGVETVQLDQLKRFGARYLDQVATGRILLQGIELATCDNDPAHPERGSYTLNLRGGRRG; this is encoded by the coding sequence GTGGCTGACACGCCCGTCCCTGAAATCATCTTCGAGCCCGGGCTGCCGGGGTGTGGCCGCCGCGTGGTGCGGGGACTGCCCCGGCCGCTCCCCGACGTGGGCAACGACTTCGACTGGCAGGTGCGCGACTTCGACGGCTTCCGCCGCTTCATGATGGAGGAGCTGGCGGCGCGCATCCCGGAGCGCCAGCGCTGGACGGCGGCGGACATCGAGGTCGTCCTGGTGGAGGTGCTGTCGGCGGTGCTCGACCAGCTGTCGGACATGGCGGACCGGGTCGCCGCCGAGTCCTTCCTGGAGACCGCGCGCCGGCCGGAGTCCGTGCGGCGGCTGTCGCGGCTCATCGGCTACGACGCGGAGCGCATGGCCTTCGCCGCGGGAGACATCCGCACCAACCCGGCGGCGGATGGGGAGGGGGCGAGGGCGGAGCTGGAGCAGGCCTGGGCGGCGAACCCCTTCCTGATGGAGGCGGCGCGGCGCGCGGGGCCTCGCGAGCTGCACGTCCAGCGGCGCATGGTGACGGTGGAGGACTACGGCGGGATGTTGGAGGAGCACCCGCTGGTCCGCCACGCGCAGGCCTCGCTGGAGTGGGGCGGCTCGTGGACCGTCGTGCGGGTGGCCATCATCGGGGGGAATGCCCGGGTGCTGGATGCCGTGGAGGGCACGAGCGCGGCGGCCACCACGCCCGCGGACCTGCGCAAGCGCGTGGAGCGCTTCCACATCGAGCGGGGGCTGGATGCGCCGCACTGGCCGGACACCTCCCTGCGCACGTTGCTGGGCGGCTACGTGGAGACGTACCGGATGATTGGCCAGGAGGTTCAGCTCCAGGACGCGGTGCCGGTGGGCATCCAGCTGGCGTTCACCGTCCAGGTGGGGCCGGACTACTTCCAGTCCGAGGTCCGCGCCGCGGTGGAGCAGGCCCTCGGGCGCGGCCCGGGAGGGTTCTTCGAGCCGGGCCGGCTGCGCTTCGGAGAGGACGTCAACGCCAGCGACCTCATCCAGACGCTCACCGCGCTGGAGGGCGTGGAGACGGTGCAGTTGGATCAGCTCAAGCGTTTCGGCGCGCGCTACCTGGACCAGGTGGCCACCGGCCGCATCCTGCTCCAAGGCATCGAGCTGGCCACGTGTGACAACGACCCGGCCCATCCGGAGCGGGGCTCGTACACGTTGAACCTGCGGGGCGGGAGGCGAGGGTGA
- a CDS encoding baseplate J/gp47 family protein: MSKSSDITRWNRAGLRRIRYVDANAATLLEELRARLDERFNRPEASVRWPGMQAPVSESESERQARLLAQYEAPRASVPDWGWEIARALARATHVLTEHVDAYANEGYLGTATQWESLRRLVEMIDYHPSPPASAFTPLVVHAKAGTRGRLGRGFAVRHSPPDGGAPVTFESLDDLDVDAELNLLRPAGHGVSPDALGHSTKKLVLEGSLSGINAGEPVVLESEVDGRCVAFVVDSVLQEAGTTTLRVTPTLPSNGFTLGRTRVHVRPKERLPVQGPLRTGGSVGLMLRLAVEPRGLLAGDIVTVSDGQRRYYRRVTSVDGKKVGLDRSIGELALAQAVLARPVVVPVARQMGKRIITSSEPPTVEYFVQVPGAWQRLNGETLGDPRAFEDPVREYEVHVVSAAEVPVETSEEANRGYTLLKLTQRRAEGETEESLLNPQSFLAPPPASAGGWEVGTFLMADDSASLLPGTLWADKPKGLGAGDFAVVVTGVQSSWGRLASVANNAELGRTELVPVDGWQGRGGGEFPRAETRVYGRFQEVARLVGWEENATPLSGTQVPLATVPRGLTFGRAVVVRQEGGTAPPLLTRVQGTGEGFVALVDPLPPGSTVDNLVLHANVVLVGHGERKPEEVLGSGDATQTGQAFVLKERGLSFVADSTRASGVRADLEVKVAGRRWQAVESLRESGPTDPHYTVRLVRDGELAVVFGDGRNGRRLPTGANNVRVGFRAGSGLRGNLPAGSLAKPSRPHALVEAVEQPLPASGGNDMQDVEALRRTAPATVLTLERAVSTEDFASLAMGHSSVWQARALLKRNPGSRMELVEVVVVPSDGGELGPLKQSLADFLRAHALPGVEVSLSRYLSEPVTLDVEVEVDTRAFNPDAVVQAVRAALLDALSLRHRGLGQALYLSDVYKVVEAVTGVESSICVMAGVPGLQRKDAPSGAHVVYLAPEGQDLSVRFKEYSL, from the coding sequence GTGAGCAAGTCATCGGACATCACCCGGTGGAACCGGGCGGGGTTGCGGCGCATCCGCTACGTGGACGCCAACGCGGCCACGCTGCTCGAGGAGCTCCGCGCGCGATTGGACGAGCGCTTCAACCGGCCGGAGGCGTCCGTCCGCTGGCCCGGGATGCAGGCCCCGGTTTCGGAGAGCGAGTCCGAGCGGCAGGCGCGGCTGCTGGCCCAGTACGAGGCCCCGCGTGCCTCCGTGCCGGATTGGGGTTGGGAGATCGCTCGCGCCCTGGCGCGTGCGACGCACGTCCTCACCGAGCACGTGGATGCCTATGCCAACGAGGGCTACCTGGGGACGGCGACCCAGTGGGAGAGCCTGCGTCGGCTGGTGGAGATGATCGACTACCACCCGTCGCCTCCCGCGTCGGCCTTCACTCCGCTGGTGGTGCACGCGAAGGCGGGGACGCGGGGACGGCTGGGGCGAGGCTTCGCGGTGCGGCACTCGCCGCCGGACGGGGGCGCGCCTGTCACGTTCGAGTCGCTCGACGACCTGGACGTGGACGCGGAGCTCAACCTGCTCCGGCCCGCGGGACATGGGGTGAGTCCGGACGCGCTGGGACACTCCACGAAGAAGCTGGTGTTGGAGGGGAGCCTCTCCGGCATCAACGCGGGTGAGCCCGTCGTCCTCGAGAGCGAGGTGGATGGGCGGTGCGTGGCCTTCGTGGTGGACAGCGTCCTCCAGGAGGCGGGGACCACGACCCTGCGGGTGACCCCCACGCTCCCGAGCAACGGCTTCACCCTCGGGCGTACGCGCGTGCATGTCCGCCCCAAGGAGCGGTTGCCGGTCCAGGGGCCGCTGCGGACGGGCGGCTCGGTGGGGTTGATGCTGCGGCTGGCGGTGGAGCCGCGGGGCCTGCTCGCGGGGGACATCGTCACCGTGTCGGACGGACAGCGGCGCTACTACCGGCGCGTCACCTCCGTGGACGGGAAGAAGGTGGGGTTGGACCGGAGCATCGGCGAGCTGGCCCTGGCGCAGGCGGTGCTGGCCCGGCCAGTGGTGGTGCCGGTGGCGCGGCAGATGGGGAAGCGGATCATCACTTCGAGCGAGCCGCCCACGGTGGAGTATTTCGTCCAGGTCCCCGGTGCCTGGCAGCGCTTGAACGGGGAGACGCTGGGGGACCCGCGCGCCTTCGAGGACCCGGTGCGGGAGTACGAGGTGCACGTGGTGTCCGCCGCCGAGGTCCCGGTGGAGACCTCCGAGGAGGCGAATCGAGGCTACACCCTGCTCAAGCTCACCCAGCGGCGCGCTGAGGGAGAGACGGAGGAGTCGCTGCTCAACCCGCAGTCCTTCCTGGCGCCGCCGCCCGCGTCCGCGGGGGGCTGGGAGGTGGGCACCTTCCTGATGGCGGACGACTCGGCGTCGCTGCTGCCGGGGACTTTGTGGGCGGACAAGCCCAAGGGGCTGGGGGCGGGGGACTTCGCGGTGGTGGTGACGGGCGTGCAGTCCTCGTGGGGGCGCCTGGCCTCGGTGGCGAACAACGCCGAGCTGGGGCGCACGGAGCTCGTCCCCGTGGACGGCTGGCAGGGCCGGGGCGGGGGAGAGTTTCCCCGCGCGGAGACGCGCGTGTACGGCCGCTTCCAGGAGGTGGCGCGGCTGGTGGGTTGGGAGGAGAACGCCACGCCGCTGTCTGGCACGCAGGTGCCGCTGGCCACGGTGCCACGGGGCCTGACGTTCGGCCGCGCCGTGGTGGTGCGGCAGGAGGGCGGCACGGCGCCGCCGCTGCTCACGCGCGTGCAGGGCACCGGCGAGGGCTTCGTCGCGCTGGTGGACCCGCTGCCTCCCGGCAGCACGGTGGACAACCTGGTCCTCCACGCGAACGTCGTCCTGGTGGGGCACGGAGAGCGCAAGCCCGAGGAGGTGCTGGGCAGCGGAGACGCCACCCAGACCGGACAGGCGTTCGTGCTGAAAGAGCGCGGCCTCTCGTTCGTCGCGGACTCCACGCGCGCGTCGGGCGTGCGCGCGGACCTGGAGGTGAAGGTGGCGGGCCGCCGCTGGCAGGCGGTGGAGAGCCTGCGCGAGTCGGGCCCCACGGACCCGCACTACACGGTGCGCCTGGTTCGCGACGGGGAGCTGGCGGTCGTCTTCGGTGATGGGCGCAACGGCCGGCGGCTGCCGACGGGCGCGAACAACGTGCGGGTGGGCTTCCGCGCGGGCTCGGGGCTGCGAGGCAACCTGCCCGCGGGCAGCCTCGCGAAGCCGAGCCGGCCTCATGCGCTGGTGGAGGCGGTGGAGCAGCCGCTGCCCGCTTCGGGGGGCAACGACATGCAGGACGTGGAGGCGCTGCGCCGCACCGCGCCCGCCACGGTGCTGACGCTGGAGCGCGCGGTGTCGACGGAGGACTTCGCCAGCCTCGCCATGGGCCACAGCAGCGTCTGGCAGGCGCGCGCGCTGCTCAAGCGCAACCCCGGCTCCCGCATGGAGCTGGTGGAGGTGGTGGTGGTGCCCTCGGACGGTGGAGAGCTGGGGCCCCTGAAGCAGTCCCTGGCGGACTTCCTGCGCGCCCACGCGCTGCCGGGCGTGGAGGTGTCGCTCTCCCGCTACCTCAGCGAGCCGGTGACGCTCGACGTGGAGGTGGAGGTGGACACGCGGGCCTTCAACCCGGACGCGGTGGTGCAGGCGGTGCGGGCGGCGCTGCTGGACGCGCTGTCGCTGCGGCACCGGGGGCTGGGACAGGCGCTGTACCTCAGTGACGTCTACAAGGTGGTGGAGGCCGTGACGGGTGTGGAGAGTTCCATCTGTGTGATGGCCGGTGTGCCGGGGCTGCAGCGCAAGGACGCGCCGTCCGGCGCGCACGTCGTCTACCTGGCGCCGGAGGGGCAGGACCTGTCCGTGCGCTTCAAGGAGTACTCACTGTGA